The sequence below is a genomic window from Monodelphis domestica isolate mMonDom1 chromosome 2, mMonDom1.pri, whole genome shotgun sequence.
GAAACATTGAGGTTCTTGAACCCTGGCTTTGGCTGAGGAGACTTTCTCCTGAAATTGTTAAACGACCACACAGCCAACAGACACCCAGACACCCAAGATTCTAACTGGGCTattctttttattgatttatttttaactgttaccttctgtcttagcatcagttctaagatagaagagaggtaagggctgggaaatcagggttaagtgacttgcccaggttcacacagctaggaagtgtctgaaaacaaatttgaagccaggtctgaggctttattcactatgctacctagctgccacctaATTCTGCTTTTCATTCACATGGTTTCTGTGaacttgttctttcttttaaaaaatttaagaactatttatttgttttcctttggaaTCCCAAGAGTTCTGTTTCATGCATTTCAAAACATTCTGAGTTGTCCAGAGGTTTTGCCAGACTGCCAGAGGGTCTATGACAAAGAAGGTTCGGAACCCTTGTTCCAAAGCATGAAACAGAACATTGACAAGACAGAATGCAGGTCAAAGCACTGACTTTCACcttagtttatttatgtttttatttttttgttttggctttgtaGGAttgttctcttacaacaatgaccaatatggatggATGTTTTACATAATACATGTAGAACTCAATCAAATTGCTCACCtccaggaggaggggagagaaggggaagaagggagacagtttggatcttataatttcagacagcatatgttgaaaattgtcattatgtgtaattgggaaaataatatatctgttaaaaaaaaacaattaactaaaaataaaaaggacgTTGACTAGAGTAAAGCTCCCAGTTCAGGGGAAATCACTTCTCCTTAGATCCCCAGACTATTCTAGAAGACATCTATCCTAGTTTGAGGAACATAGGAAATGGGATTATGCCCCTCCTAACTCCATAGTATAGTCGGGAAGCTGTTGTCACCTCCTGCCTACCTCTCTCCCCCTGTAGGAAGATTGGACAGTTCACCATAGCCTGGCCCCAGGACCCAGGGCCAACCCTCCATCCATTCACCATAGCCTGGCCCCAGGACCCAGAGCCAACCCTCCATCCATTCACCATAGCCTGGCCCCAGGACCCAGGGCCAACCCTCCATCCATTCACCATAGCCTGGCCCCAGGACCCAGGGCCAACCCTCCATCCATTCACCATAGCCTGGCCCCAGGACCCAGAGCCAACCCTCCATCCATTCACCATAGCCTGGCCCCAGGACCCAGAGCCAACCCTCCATCCATTCACCATAGCCTGGCCCCAGGACCCAGAGCCAACCCTCCATCCATTCACCATAGCCTGGCCCCAGGACCCAGAGCCAACCCTCCATCCATTCACCATAGCCTGGCCCCAGGACCCAGGGCCAACCCTCCATCCATTCACCATAGCCTGGCCCCAGGACCCAGAGCCAACCCTCCATCCATTCACCATAGCCTGGCCCCAGGACCCAGGGCCAACCCTCCATCCATTCACCATAGCCTGGCCCCAGGACCCAGAGccaaccctctttccttccagtACCTCATTCAAGAAAAACCACCAGAGCTTATTTCCATAGCGAGGGGCAGGCTCCTCCTTCTCAGAACCTGCCATCTCCAGGGTCAGGCACATCAGGAGAAGCAGGACAAGGTGCGAAGACATAGTGAGTGATACTTGGCTCTCGTGCTCAATCTGGAACCTTGATTCCACCCCAGGGATGTACAAAATTCCTCCAGGCTCTGGTTTCTTTGGCTGAATGTACAAGGACCAGAGCGAGGGGGGAGGCTCTGCCCTGGGTCTTTCCTGTGTATTGCCTGTTTCACCCAACTCTGAGGTTCTCAGCAATTCCTTGGCCCTTTTATCTGACGAGCTGGGGACCAATCTCTTGGCAGCTCCCCTCCCAAAGAAAAGTGAGACCAATGATTGCCAGGAAAGAGCCTTAAGAAGGAGGGATTTGATTTAGTAATAGAGGGGGAAAGTATCCTTCCTATTTCACCCAGTGCCTCCACCAACATAATTAGCTTCCCTGGGGTATTGATATCAGCTTAGCTGGCTGATGTAAATCCTCAGAATGGCACTCCTCCTACCCTTTGGCTAGGTTCCCCTTTAGGCTCACAATAAAGTACTGTCAGCCGCTTGGGTTTGAAAAAGAGCCTTACTGAGAGACTGGAATAACAGGCCAGCCTCCTTGAGGTTCCATTTTCTCACCTGCAAAATCAGGAGTCGAGGTCGTCGT
It includes:
- the TAC4 gene encoding tachykinin-4, which encodes MGINGASLSETGLDVKEESVEDEDLGSGMEGFREGLHERDGTLKSQSGGSDVRGAAKRLVPSSSDKRAKELLRTSELGETGNTQERPRAEPPPSLWSLYIQPKKPEPGGILYIPGVESRFQIEHESQVSLTMSSHLVLLLLMCLTLEMAGSEKEEPAPRYGNKLWWFFLNEKEDSVPSHHLVQEEKRGKAGQFYGLMGKRARGKSLIQSVEHKALSVAWDDKDQVSKLEP